In the genome of Streptomyces sp. NBC_00190, one region contains:
- a CDS encoding DUF6328 family protein: MAPTIKRPALLPVPEHRRPRTPLTAPRRAGDSPTASPPDREARPELDQDRAYAELLQEVRVAQTSVQILLGFVVFRCGMRATLVTVSNRLALVGLVLLMMAMSSPHSWRP, encoded by the coding sequence ATGGCCCCCACGATCAAGAGGCCGGCCCTCCTGCCGGTTCCTGAGCACCGCCGTCCCCGTACGCCTCTCACCGCGCCGCGGCGTGCGGGCGATTCCCCCACGGCTTCACCGCCAGACCGGGAGGCGCGGCCTGAGCTGGACCAGGACAGGGCGTACGCCGAGCTCTTACAGGAGGTTCGCGTCGCCCAGACCAGCGTCCAGATCCTGCTGGGCTTCGTCGTCTTCCGCTGTGGCATGCGGGCCACACTCGTCACGGTCTCGAACAGGTTGGCACTGGTCGGACTGGTCCTCCTCATGATGGCCATGAGCAGTCCGCACTCCTGGCGTCCGTGA